In a genomic window of Syngnathus typhle isolate RoL2023-S1 ecotype Sweden linkage group LG4, RoL_Styp_1.0, whole genome shotgun sequence:
- the atic gene encoding bifunctional purine biosynthesis protein PURH, which translates to MASSELALLSVSDKSGLQEFAKKLVDVGLGLVASGGTAKALRDAGLTVRDVSELTGHPEMLGGRVKTLHPAVHGGILARKTASDTADMDKLGYSLVRVVVCNLYPFVKTVSNPDVKVEDAVEQIDIGGVTLLRAAAKNHARVTIVCDPADYSLVATEMAGSQDKDTTLETRRTLALKAFTHTAQYDDAISDYFRGQYSRGVSQLALRYGMNPHQAPAQLYTLHSALPLKVVNGSPGFINLCDALNAWQLVRELKSALGMAAAASFKHVSPAGAAVGVVLTEEEAKVCMVHDMLKDLSPLATAYARARGSDRMSSFGDFIAVSDVCDVPTAKIISREVSDGIIAPGYDEEALKILSKKKNGNYCVLQMDPDYEPDNTEVRVLFGLYLKQKRNDALINKEFFSNIVSKDSLSETAVRDLTVATIAVKYTQSNSVCYAKDGQVIGIGAGQQSRIHCTRLAGDKADNWWLRHHPRVLGMKFRSGVKRAEMANAIDQYVTDTIGEGPDLAVWKSMYEEVPELLSETEKKKWISSLQAVAVSSDAFFPFRDNIDRAKRSGVEYIAAPSGSAADQVVINACNEQGITLVHTKRRLFHH; encoded by the exons ggACGTGTCTGAGCTCACTGGGCATCCAGAAATGCTAGGAGGCCGCGTGAAGACCCTCCATCCCGCAGTCCACGGTGGCATCCTGGCCAGAAAGACGGCCAGTGACACAGCAGATATGGACAAGCTCGGCTACAGTCTGGTCAG GGTGGTCGTGTGCAACCTGTACCCATTCGTCAAAACTGTCTCCAACCCGGATGTTAAAGTGGAAGACGCCGTAGAGCAGATTGACATTG GTGGTGTAACTTTGCTGAGGGCTGCAGCTAAGAATCACGCACGTGTGACGATCGTGTGTGATCCTGCTGATTACTCACTGGTTGCCACGGAGATGGCAGGATCTCAAGACAAAGATACCACTTTGGAAACACGAAGGACTCTGgctttaaaa GCTTTCACTCACACGGCCCAGTATGACGACGCTATTTCGGATTACTTCCGTGGACAATACAGCCGCGGCGTTTCCCAGCTGGCTCTGCGTTACGGCATGAACCCGCACCAAGCACCCGCCCAGCTCTACACGCTGCACTCTGCCCTCCCACTCAAAG TGGTAAATGGCTCCCCCGGCTTCATCAACTTGTGCGACGCCCTGAACGCGTGGCAGCTTGTTCGCGAACTGAAGAGCGCCCTCGGCATGGCCGCCGCTGCTTCCTTCAAGCATGTCAGCCCAGCGG GAGCTGCAGTAGGAGTTGTTCTGACTGAGGAAGAGGCTAAGGTGTGCATGGTACACGACATGTTGAAGGATCTCAGCCCATTGGCCACCGCCTATGCCAGGGCAAGAG GTTCTGACCGAATGTCTTCTTTTGGAGACTTCATTGCCGTTTCTGACGTGTGTGACGTTCCTACTGCCAAAATTATATCaagagag GTGTCTGATGGGATAATTGCACCAGGATATGATGAAGAAGCACTCAAGATCctgtcaaaaaagaaaaatggaaactACTGTGTGCTTCAG ATGGACCCCGACTACGAGCCCGACAACACTGAGGTGCGAGTGTTGTTTGGCCTCTACCTCAAACAAAAAAGGAACGACGCGCTTATCAACAAGGAATTCTTCAGCAACATTGTGTCCAAGGACTCG CTGTCCGAGACAGCCGTCCGAGACCTCACGGTGGCCACCATCGCTGTCAAGTACACTCAGTCCAACTCTGTGTGCTACGCCAAAGACGGCCAG GTGATCGGGATCGGCGCGGGACAGCAGTCTCGGATCCACTGCACCAGACTGGCGGGTGACAAAGCCGATAACTGGTGGCTCAGGCACCATCCTCGTGTGCTCGGCATGAAGTTCCGCAGTGGCGTCAAGCGAGCGGAGATGGCAAACGCCATCGACCAGTATGTCACTGACACCATTGGAGAG GGTCCCGATTTGGCCGTTTGGAAATCAATGTACGAGGAGGTTCCTGAGCTTCTGTCAGAGACTGAGAAGAAAAAGTGGATCAGCTCCCTGCAGGCAGTGGCCGTGAGCTCTGATGCCTTCTTTCCCTTCCGCGATAACATCGACCGCGCCAAACGG AGCGGTGTCGAGTACATCGCGGCCCCGTCGGGTTCTGCTGCGGACCAGGTTGTGATCAACGCCTGCAATGAGCAGGGCATCACTCTGGTCCACACCAAACGCCGATTGTTCCACCACTGA